One genomic region from Silvibacterium dinghuense encodes:
- a CDS encoding superoxide dismutase: protein MPPLPYAYDALEPYIDAETMHLHHDKHHASYVEKLNAAVAGHPDVAAKPVDELMKNLDAVPEEIRTAVRNQGGGHWNHSFFWQILSTKGGSAPTGVLAQDITAQLGGFQGFHDQFAKAAASVFGSGWAWLTLDKSAKLHVETTANQDCPLTQGRTPVVGIDVWEHAYYLKYQNRRPEYVAAFFNAVNWERVSEIYVGQKAACNPDAPCKVTL from the coding sequence CTGCCTCCGCTGCCGTATGCGTATGACGCACTCGAGCCGTACATCGACGCCGAAACCATGCACCTGCACCACGACAAGCATCACGCGAGCTACGTGGAGAAGCTGAATGCCGCAGTCGCCGGTCATCCCGATGTGGCGGCGAAGCCGGTGGACGAGCTGATGAAGAATCTCGACGCGGTGCCGGAGGAGATTCGCACGGCGGTGCGCAACCAGGGCGGCGGGCACTGGAATCACTCGTTCTTCTGGCAGATTCTTTCGACCAAAGGCGGCTCGGCGCCGACCGGCGTGCTGGCGCAGGACATCACCGCGCAGCTTGGCGGCTTCCAGGGCTTTCACGACCAGTTTGCGAAGGCCGCCGCGAGTGTCTTCGGCAGCGGATGGGCATGGCTGACGCTGGACAAGTCGGCCAAGCTGCACGTGGAGACCACAGCGAACCAGGATTGCCCCCTGACCCAGGGACGGACGCCGGTGGTGGGCATCGACGTGTGGGAGCACGCCTATTACCTGAAGTACCAGAACCGCCGCCCGGAGTATGTGGCCGCCTTTTTCAACGCGGTGAACTGGGAGCGGGTGAGCGAAATCTACGTGGGACAGAAAGCCGCGTGCAATCCCGATGCGCCGTGCAAAGTGACGCTATAA
- a CDS encoding tetratricopeptide repeat protein: MMAWKRACRYLLLIPLTAFPGAAAARQNATMASLPHPALSPDEAAPSAQLPAAEAGLRVELGKAPDSPELLYRLAQVLREEQKPRESLTVYTQAAQRQKPTAEQLRSVALDYVQLGDYDDAVHWLKIALGIEPHNVAVLYSLGRCLYTQNHFEEAAAAFLAVLKLEPAHRKAEENLGLTWYALHRLPEAEAAMRTAVKLAGDAAASSPADSSAPDRAASDPWPYLNLGSFLIDQQRYGEAMPFLQKAITIAPQMAAPHEKLGEAWIGAGKRAEGTKELEMAQTLDPKNPQIHFELGRAYWSAGEKEKARAEFAQSQSLYGTHSKTD, encoded by the coding sequence ATGATGGCATGGAAGCGGGCCTGCCGGTATCTGCTTTTGATTCCGCTCACCGCCTTTCCCGGTGCCGCGGCCGCGCGGCAGAATGCCACCATGGCCTCGCTGCCCCATCCGGCTCTTTCGCCGGATGAGGCAGCGCCCTCGGCCCAGCTGCCTGCCGCCGAGGCCGGGCTGCGCGTCGAACTGGGCAAAGCGCCGGACTCGCCGGAGCTGCTCTATCGGCTGGCGCAGGTACTGCGCGAAGAACAGAAGCCGCGCGAGTCGCTCACCGTCTATACCCAGGCGGCGCAGCGGCAGAAGCCAACCGCCGAACAGCTGCGCTCGGTGGCGCTCGACTATGTGCAGCTGGGCGATTATGACGATGCGGTGCACTGGTTGAAGATCGCGCTGGGGATCGAGCCGCACAATGTCGCGGTGCTCTACAGCCTGGGACGATGCCTCTATACGCAGAACCATTTCGAAGAAGCAGCGGCCGCCTTCCTTGCCGTGCTCAAGCTGGAACCAGCGCACCGCAAGGCAGAAGAGAACCTCGGGTTGACCTGGTATGCCCTGCATCGGCTGCCCGAGGCCGAAGCGGCGATGCGCACAGCAGTCAAGCTGGCTGGGGATGCGGCCGCATCCAGTCCCGCGGATAGCTCAGCCCCGGACCGAGCGGCTTCGGATCCATGGCCATACCTGAATCTGGGCAGCTTTCTCATCGACCAGCAGCGCTATGGCGAGGCGATGCCGTTTCTGCAAAAGGCAATCACCATCGCGCCGCAGATGGCCGCCCCGCACGAAAAGCTGGGAGAGGCATGGATCGGCGCGGGGAAACGGGCCGAGGGGACGAAAGAGCTGGAAATGGCGCAGACGCTGGACCCGAAGAATCCGCAGATCCACTTCGAACTGGGCCGGGCCTACTGGAGCGCAGGCGAAAAAGAAAAGGCACGGGCGGAGTTCGCACAGAGCCAGTCGCTCTACGGCACGCACAGCAAGACAGACTAG
- a CDS encoding TonB-dependent receptor gives MKLFTQRFCSLLVLLVAACALASTAWAQSTQGDLSGLIKDSSGAVIPGAKVVATGADTGVSSSTVSTSAGTYHIPALPIGRYNVTVSSPGFATAKDEGVVITINASATLNVTLNPGGANETVTVDASAPTIETETSDISGTISQQQITDLPLAVAAGVGGLRSPEAFAFLVPGVTGVGTGTDGNTANGVWYMRVAGGQAYGAETLLDGASIERSENGSSFDETSPSIEALQEFKVTTSIPKAEFGRSTIGIESFATKSGSNSLHGTAFTIIKNGALDANNWFNNGYKQTLCGGVDAGCAYDRPADSKFDFGGTIGGPVRILNPFHPKRDLYNGKDKTFFFFAWEQYRLKQGGVAVSTVPTQAERTGDFSALLGAETSGVNPCNGDTVIQNQIFDPATATTGTYGVPSATPCRQAFAGNIIPSSRFSSVAQKMMSTLPEPNRPYESTTPQGGTGNYAANYTNPIQNTTYSIRIDEAVNEKNKVFGSYSSRDNWRINGAPNMPLPYQNSGYLQDFETHYIRLGWDHAFTPSLLNSLAIGYNRTNSINYAPQLGAGNTLTDDGAPNFYSTAFPFVYFDGWDGYSTWGITNNGDNIDNGLRFNDSVSWQKGRHSFKFGFDYRHQQYSTILKSIPQLNFMRYETTYTQTASTSPSEVSGNSFASFLLGDVDWSYQTVYNHASRWNSHYLAGFVQDDFKVSSNLTLNLGLRYDIDTPRKEADNYTSNFNFTAPDSEAGGLPGALEFGRNCNCNTAWADTWYKDIAPRVGFAYVLPNTDGKTVIRGGGGIIYAPLLYGDFGSAMAEGYTVTRYATSIATAGNPATAANYTPAFQLDSGYSGYAAANFTPNTSPTQLDGGPNDPLAVAGEVIKPQFGRPGMTSTWSLQLQQELATDLIFTLGYMGQTGQNLRSGYLSNANNISPKYFALGDHLNNQSNQITTSGGSTTVNGTTYNSPYSTFLGYLGQALRPYPQYDYIADDCCLENLGHSSYQAMVASLNRRFRNGINLQLSYTWSKNENNADSAIAWDYDGYRSQSQNSGDLKLEKAVSLQNTPQQLSISYLYQLPFGKGRQFLNHNKLLDYVIGGWEVGGIQRYQTGQPIDFGCATGVPYYQNCFRFTRGPAAASNDFASAAYKKNKNKPSYFNGQSWFKPAYRPAQQNSATDPGVSMSDAAFVDMNREGYSANNCKGCDNQWLRKVSADCATGCSYDPFVFGSGIPRVTEAITGPMFKSEDFSLLKNFNITEKVIFVFKAEAIDAFNRHRMALPDTEPGDSTGSTGFGIPTAVDYGPRNLQVTGRINF, from the coding sequence ATGAAGCTCTTTACGCAACGATTCTGCTCTCTGCTGGTCCTGCTGGTGGCCGCCTGTGCTCTGGCCTCTACCGCATGGGCCCAGTCCACGCAGGGTGACCTTTCCGGTCTCATCAAGGACTCCTCTGGCGCCGTGATCCCCGGCGCCAAGGTTGTCGCCACCGGCGCCGATACCGGCGTCTCCAGCAGCACTGTCTCCACCAGCGCGGGTACCTATCACATTCCCGCCCTGCCCATCGGACGGTATAACGTCACGGTTTCCTCGCCCGGCTTTGCCACTGCGAAGGACGAGGGCGTGGTCATCACCATCAACGCCTCGGCCACGCTCAATGTCACGCTGAACCCCGGCGGCGCCAATGAGACGGTGACCGTCGACGCCAGCGCGCCGACCATCGAAACCGAGACCTCGGACATCAGCGGCACCATCTCCCAGCAGCAGATCACCGATCTCCCGCTAGCGGTGGCTGCCGGCGTCGGCGGTCTGCGCTCGCCGGAAGCCTTTGCCTTCCTCGTTCCCGGCGTCACCGGCGTGGGTACCGGCACGGATGGCAATACCGCCAACGGCGTCTGGTACATGCGCGTGGCCGGCGGCCAGGCCTACGGCGCGGAGACGCTGCTCGACGGCGCCTCGATCGAACGCAGCGAAAACGGCTCGTCCTTCGACGAGACCTCGCCCTCCATCGAAGCCCTGCAGGAGTTCAAGGTCACCACCTCGATCCCCAAGGCCGAGTTCGGCCGCAGCACCATCGGTATCGAGAGCTTCGCCACCAAGTCCGGCTCCAATAGCCTTCACGGTACGGCCTTCACCATCATCAAGAACGGCGCTCTCGACGCGAACAACTGGTTCAACAACGGCTACAAGCAGACCCTCTGCGGCGGCGTGGATGCCGGTTGCGCCTATGACCGTCCAGCCGACAGCAAGTTCGACTTCGGCGGCACCATCGGCGGCCCGGTCCGCATTCTGAACCCGTTCCATCCCAAGCGCGATCTTTACAACGGCAAGGACAAGACCTTCTTCTTCTTCGCCTGGGAGCAGTACCGCCTCAAGCAGGGCGGCGTTGCCGTCTCGACCGTGCCGACTCAGGCCGAGCGCACCGGCGACTTCTCTGCGCTTCTGGGTGCAGAGACCAGCGGTGTCAATCCCTGTAATGGCGATACCGTGATTCAGAACCAGATCTTCGATCCTGCTACTGCTACAACCGGTACCTATGGGGTTCCAAGTGCGACACCCTGTCGTCAGGCCTTTGCCGGCAACATCATCCCTTCCAGCCGCTTCAGTTCCGTCGCCCAGAAAATGATGTCCACGTTACCTGAGCCGAACCGTCCCTATGAGTCCACTACTCCGCAGGGCGGCACTGGCAACTACGCGGCCAACTACACCAACCCCATCCAGAACACCACCTACAGCATCCGCATTGACGAAGCGGTGAACGAGAAGAACAAGGTCTTCGGCTCCTACAGCTCGCGCGACAACTGGCGCATCAACGGCGCGCCGAATATGCCGCTGCCCTACCAGAACTCCGGCTACCTGCAGGACTTCGAGACCCACTACATCCGCCTGGGCTGGGATCACGCCTTTACGCCGTCGCTGCTCAACAGCCTGGCCATCGGCTACAACCGCACCAACAGCATCAACTATGCGCCCCAGCTCGGCGCGGGCAACACGCTGACGGATGACGGTGCGCCCAACTTTTACTCGACAGCCTTCCCCTTCGTCTACTTCGACGGCTGGGATGGGTACTCCACCTGGGGCATCACCAACAACGGCGACAATATCGACAACGGCCTCCGCTTCAACGACAGTGTGAGCTGGCAGAAGGGCCGCCACAGCTTCAAGTTCGGCTTCGATTACCGCCATCAGCAGTACTCGACCATCCTCAAGAGCATTCCGCAGCTGAACTTCATGCGCTACGAGACGACCTACACGCAGACCGCCTCCACCAGCCCCAGCGAAGTGAGCGGCAACTCCTTCGCCAGCTTCCTGCTCGGTGACGTGGACTGGTCCTATCAGACGGTCTACAACCACGCTTCGCGCTGGAACTCGCACTACCTCGCCGGCTTCGTGCAGGACGACTTCAAGGTCAGCTCGAACCTGACCCTGAACCTCGGCCTGCGCTATGACATCGACACGCCGCGCAAGGAAGCCGACAACTATACCTCCAACTTCAACTTCACCGCTCCCGACTCCGAGGCCGGCGGGCTGCCGGGCGCGCTCGAGTTTGGCCGCAACTGCAACTGCAATACTGCATGGGCCGACACCTGGTACAAGGACATCGCTCCCCGCGTGGGCTTTGCCTATGTGCTGCCCAACACCGACGGCAAGACCGTGATTCGCGGCGGCGGCGGCATCATCTATGCTCCACTGCTCTACGGTGACTTCGGTTCGGCCATGGCCGAGGGCTACACGGTGACCCGCTATGCCACCTCTATCGCCACTGCCGGCAACCCGGCGACGGCGGCCAACTACACGCCGGCCTTCCAGCTCGATTCGGGCTACAGTGGCTATGCGGCTGCCAACTTCACGCCCAACACCAGCCCCACGCAGCTTGATGGCGGTCCCAACGATCCGCTGGCCGTCGCCGGCGAGGTCATCAAGCCGCAGTTCGGCCGCCCAGGCATGACCAGCACCTGGAGCCTCCAACTGCAACAGGAGCTGGCCACCGACCTCATCTTCACCCTCGGTTACATGGGCCAGACCGGTCAGAATCTCCGCTCCGGCTACCTGAGCAACGCCAACAACATCTCGCCGAAGTACTTTGCCCTCGGTGATCACCTCAACAACCAGAGCAATCAAATCACCACCAGCGGTGGGTCCACCACGGTGAACGGCACTACCTACAACTCGCCGTACTCGACCTTCCTCGGCTACCTTGGCCAGGCGCTGCGCCCCTATCCGCAGTACGACTATATTGCCGACGACTGCTGCCTCGAGAACCTGGGCCACTCCTCGTATCAAGCCATGGTTGCCTCGCTCAACCGCCGCTTCCGCAACGGCATCAACCTGCAGCTCTCCTATACATGGTCGAAGAACGAGAACAATGCAGACTCGGCCATCGCCTGGGATTACGACGGCTATCGCTCGCAGTCGCAGAATTCCGGCGACCTGAAGCTGGAGAAGGCGGTCAGTTTGCAGAACACGCCGCAGCAGCTCTCCATCAGCTATCTCTATCAGCTGCCCTTCGGCAAAGGTCGCCAGTTCCTCAATCACAACAAGCTGCTGGACTACGTGATTGGCGGATGGGAAGTCGGCGGCATCCAGCGTTACCAGACCGGCCAGCCGATCGACTTCGGCTGTGCCACCGGCGTCCCGTACTACCAGAACTGCTTCCGCTTCACCCGCGGACCGGCCGCAGCCAGCAACGATTTCGCCAGCGCGGCCTACAAGAAGAACAAGAACAAGCCCAGCTACTTCAACGGGCAGTCCTGGTTCAAACCTGCCTATCGTCCGGCCCAGCAGAACAGCGCGACGGACCCCGGCGTCTCCATGTCCGATGCGGCCTTTGTCGACATGAATCGTGAGGGCTATTCGGCAAATAATTGCAAAGGCTGCGACAACCAGTGGCTGCGTAAGGTCTCTGCGGACTGCGCCACAGGCTGCTCCTATGATCCCTTCGTCTTCGGTAGCGGCATTCCGCGGGTGACCGAGGCCATCACCGGTCCGATGTTCAAGTCGGAAGACTTCAGCCTGCTGAAGAACTTCAACATCACCGAGAAGGTCATCTTCGTCTTCAAGGCTGAGGCCATCGATGCCTTCAACCGTCACCGAATGGCGTTGCCCGATACCGAGCCCGGCGACTCCACCGGTTCCACCGGCTTCGGTATCCCCACTGCCGTCGACTACGGCCCGCGTAACCTGCAGGTCACCGGCCGTATCAACTTCTAA